A stretch of the Archangium violaceum genome encodes the following:
- a CDS encoding flagellar hook-length control protein FliK: MAIDSDSPKPASEAQAAAPELRLLDRRAFVGFPPLELAPGLSIADFALQIPDVTFPFNVSAGASRYQRKKLLFGFLELHVDAELVVRKVAELAGRVAGLEGLKLHFRPGYLEGQAFLQAPERTPLTFKVAFDADGERLALYLYDVRLYGFSSTPSVQVPGLIAATVAELGLLPEVEVRGATGFSTRVLPALCQKAAVSRGFKMPVLDTARLSSAEVSSAGLRLRFTSGGLPPPAPPDEELLLALEGARAFADAEALIAQGRLAEARDAWLQAGDAQDAHPFAAERLLSLLVADPQAHDLALDVAATLLRRREKSPAALWGEAVVRERRGEHARAAERYLALCALSRRASEEAAAFFSAEAAARAARDHAPQVAVKALHEVLGLRPDHLPSLKALARASDQSRDRAGAVRAYRRIAALARDPAEAADAHVHLARLCAQTEDDVAGARLHCEAALRLSPDQPDALLLLGELCHRGGEHLRALKALDRLREVAMARHELDRVGRANLLAGRIWEEGLQQPDNALLRYREAVSLLPGEPEPLFSTARVAEKLGKLQEALAGYQQALELAGPAPRSDSIRQAAHQSHHALARLYRTKLGDPARAREHLEAALALDPRDASALDELIPYFRATGRTQELAEALEKAAAVHEEPGRRAALWAEAGELYRGRLQQPEKAERLLTSALEADPDHKPALESLLAIAEARRDGGLLTRCLSSLARLTTEPRERAQKYRRLAVAARDLAFDLDLAATALQEVLKAEPDDLPTLGELCALQRKRADMAGLANALEDRARVAEAQGDKRLAATALRELANVLEARLGRLGEALVALEKAARLSPDQAVLLELADLSLRCERPEHARRALETLLSTLPRTTAPERLADIRSRLGRACELAGDREAAIAAYAQAFPLRRLDDALASRLEALYTEAGETRELAELWASRAQALVAAERSAEAAPLFLQSARVLLERGEKGPALLRLSAALDANPSGPLAAETLDALAELELERGEKLEAARLFARKAALVTDARAGAKLLFRASVLAMGTSREEAFLAEALERDASFAPARVRRGELRMQGDARSALEDFEAVLALPATDPDALREDELLELTRRASSAAVRAGRPDAARRLLAQYCALAPEDLEAQVELAGLHRKAGAREPLADQLALLWPRLSGDARRSARRELAELSLALGRPAEAADALRSLLAEEPHDTWATQSLLELLPPPGAGTPQEEVERLTLLGTLISAAEGDARAELLARRAALHRNAGRAQSARDDFLAATKLSRRPAPLWLALAALAREAGDDVDELEAWRNVVVSEPDLAERARVRLLALASTLVEKDARAPAREALLAAVALPLSPAERCDAFFALATLARRDGQSDAEAEALAEAARQGPVPRRVEALLSRASLLEKGGSLPEAANSLESALSLAPRHAGAISALHRVLREMEDWARLASLLAAEAPHAPPSEAATLYAELGTLYLERLEQPEAAEAALRQAVRLAPENVDVRRRLVALVADRGDSAEAAKLLDVGTDDIPSSEAATLLREGASHARAAGDMVRALELARRAHVLVPARDAQLAELAELLFLHGEVVEALPLQEQLAAAADFSTEPESAEKAWLRLGALAEKLGDSRRAVSAYKRLLIARPLNEVAVHRLASLLEKDEPRAAFEVLVTHARALPPSDDTAERLVSLAERARESLADAALAASLLARAAEMAEEPLPLHQALADLYRDTGHAPELMAQLQVVAALCQERGDLDGAISACAEHARLAEESGRVDDSLRSLEALRFLLEKEDRKDEAAAYERHRAEMLRDAKLDLSAAEAALERAFALSEQLDTARMGIELAVRRDDTVAEARWLERVLPLLPEAPGKATSLLRLAKLHLEVLDDSSKAEGFLREALRLDRSLQEAETLLCELLEREGRVAELAAWFEDSASHEEEPTLRAQLLLRAATLYRERAGRPDAAVIALLAARSALPDDLGLTRQAADLLHELGRDADAAEFDALLLEADPFQEPLYSRHRAFLTETEDLQSLAALMLRRAQKQPPAQAAESYLAAAKAFREAGALERALLCEDQAFELAPSSAEAFHVLRARAAGDVRRLAELLSLRAASVPSEQALPLLRERADLLLEAGESLLAAQAFDDYLAHAGDDVDALATRAELAAKGGGPNAAQPYDRRLLAAGGESLPVPVRVRTHLRLGHASLSSGAYRDAAESFEAVVALEPEGARGQEALSLLAEVYGRTGDSKGLYRASLKLARKADAATAEVLYRRAADLFEDPRESIDALLHLTRLRPADAHIIDRAVTGLRALGRPADLLAVYEAGAEAAGGSRAAELLMAAAEVAAEQLDDPRRAAALRERAAEADPTNVAAIRALVEGLRERGEQAALLEALERLVPATEDADEASLLRLELASLASAAGRESLAREALEAVVARGTSGAGYAEALEALEPLLAEEPGRLAEVRLARAELLANAERRELLLSASREFEAAGRLPDALRSARAAVSIEPDAESLGWVARLHRAAGETGRAAQALLQAARLAYSAQRPALLLEAADLWESAGERIEALEVLERLASEAPGTLGPVELAERFTRLGAPARAVEVGFGPALESGDLTGALALAERAGDMARVRQALWALVARPDADASHVTDLTTGLRAEGDWEGLLRLAELLTQWDAAMAMGLRDEVLRAEAAPAEARLLALESFATSPGFTERLRLLLSSIGGFPEAVAEVVLTHVRALSLDERVEALSDAADGWPERRGKLLRERFRLQRDAGRTADAADTLGLLILLETDPKARASLHVEHGDMLMWAGDKARAQEAFEKALEDAPGTVRALEFLLPIYDETRNHARFVVVAEQLAAILAGPAAMGLWRERLAEAYEALGRLPEAAEQLKLLPETPERLERRVRIAEAQGLTGEALQLRERLTDDPATLEGILRRYLDGQLVVFAVRLAERLFQAGQLSMEAKRLVAERLSPTYEGAALAIYLWPELLRRQPVDADGWTLYAEALVACDDVPMEVARVDGFGAALVSSTASASAATISRVALPEGFRHPLPPNAVAVTAEVMPRLHAALRPTLKELGAESLRVFLNPAGGVEAYLASPDELVLGAGTLACFGPVELSYLCALALCLGGSGEALTRPGPVQGFDVAAVAAFRAVPASLAASRVLAHLSPEVRGSDPSSLDVGTVLRTSTAFRAVALAALETV; the protein is encoded by the coding sequence ATGGCCATCGACAGCGACTCCCCCAAGCCCGCGTCCGAAGCGCAAGCCGCAGCCCCCGAGCTGCGCCTGTTGGACAGGCGCGCCTTCGTGGGGTTTCCGCCCCTCGAACTGGCGCCCGGACTCTCCATCGCCGACTTCGCGCTGCAGATTCCCGACGTCACCTTCCCCTTCAACGTCAGCGCCGGAGCCTCGCGCTACCAGCGCAAGAAGCTCCTCTTCGGCTTCCTCGAGCTGCACGTCGACGCGGAACTCGTGGTGCGCAAGGTGGCGGAACTCGCCGGACGCGTGGCCGGCCTCGAGGGCCTGAAGCTGCACTTCCGCCCCGGCTACCTGGAGGGCCAGGCCTTCCTCCAGGCCCCGGAGCGCACCCCGCTCACCTTCAAGGTCGCCTTCGACGCCGACGGCGAGCGGCTCGCCCTCTACCTCTACGACGTGCGGCTGTACGGCTTCTCCTCCACGCCCTCGGTACAGGTGCCCGGCCTCATCGCCGCCACCGTGGCCGAGCTGGGCCTGTTGCCCGAGGTGGAGGTGCGTGGCGCCACCGGCTTCTCCACCCGCGTGCTGCCCGCGCTCTGCCAGAAGGCCGCGGTGAGCCGGGGCTTCAAGATGCCCGTGCTGGACACCGCGCGCCTCTCCTCCGCCGAGGTGAGCAGCGCGGGCCTGCGTCTGCGTTTCACCTCTGGAGGCCTGCCACCTCCCGCTCCGCCCGACGAGGAGCTGCTGCTGGCCCTCGAGGGCGCCCGTGCCTTCGCCGATGCCGAGGCCCTCATCGCCCAGGGCAGGCTCGCCGAGGCGCGCGACGCCTGGCTCCAGGCCGGCGACGCCCAGGACGCCCACCCCTTCGCCGCCGAGCGCTTGCTGTCGCTCCTCGTGGCGGATCCGCAGGCGCACGACCTGGCCCTCGACGTGGCCGCCACGCTGCTGCGCCGCCGCGAGAAGAGCCCCGCCGCCCTCTGGGGCGAGGCCGTGGTGCGCGAGCGCCGGGGTGAGCATGCCCGCGCCGCCGAGCGCTACCTCGCCCTGTGCGCCCTCTCGCGCCGCGCCTCCGAGGAGGCCGCCGCCTTCTTCTCCGCCGAGGCCGCCGCCCGCGCCGCTCGCGACCATGCGCCCCAGGTGGCGGTGAAGGCTCTGCATGAGGTGCTCGGCCTCAGGCCGGATCACCTGCCTTCCCTCAAGGCCCTCGCGCGCGCCTCGGACCAGAGCCGCGACCGCGCCGGTGCCGTGCGTGCCTACCGCCGCATCGCCGCGCTCGCGAGAGATCCCGCCGAGGCCGCGGATGCCCACGTGCACCTCGCGCGCCTGTGTGCCCAGACGGAGGACGATGTCGCCGGCGCCCGCCTGCACTGCGAGGCCGCGCTGCGTCTCTCTCCGGATCAGCCGGATGCGTTGCTGCTGCTCGGCGAGCTGTGCCACCGCGGCGGCGAGCACCTGCGCGCCCTCAAGGCCCTGGACCGTCTGCGTGAAGTGGCCATGGCCCGCCACGAGCTGGACCGCGTGGGCCGCGCCAACCTCCTCGCCGGCCGCATCTGGGAGGAGGGCCTCCAGCAGCCGGACAACGCGCTGCTGCGCTACCGAGAGGCCGTGTCACTGTTGCCCGGCGAGCCCGAGCCCCTCTTCTCCACCGCGCGCGTGGCCGAGAAGCTGGGCAAGTTGCAGGAGGCGCTCGCCGGCTACCAACAGGCGCTGGAGCTGGCGGGCCCCGCTCCGCGCTCCGACTCCATCCGCCAGGCCGCGCACCAGAGCCACCACGCCCTGGCGCGCCTGTACCGCACGAAGCTCGGGGACCCCGCCCGTGCCCGCGAGCACCTGGAGGCCGCGCTCGCGTTGGACCCGCGCGACGCCTCCGCGCTCGACGAGCTGATTCCCTACTTCCGCGCCACCGGCCGCACGCAGGAGCTCGCCGAGGCGTTGGAGAAGGCCGCCGCCGTCCACGAGGAGCCCGGCCGCCGCGCCGCCCTCTGGGCCGAGGCCGGTGAGCTGTACCGCGGCCGTCTGCAGCAGCCCGAGAAGGCCGAGCGTCTCCTCACGTCCGCGCTGGAGGCCGATCCCGACCACAAGCCCGCGCTGGAGTCCCTGCTGGCGATCGCCGAGGCCCGGCGTGATGGGGGGCTGCTCACCCGCTGCCTCTCCTCCCTCGCGCGCCTCACCACCGAGCCCAGGGAGCGCGCGCAGAAGTACCGCCGCCTCGCCGTGGCCGCGCGGGACCTGGCCTTCGACCTGGACCTCGCCGCCACCGCCCTCCAGGAGGTGCTGAAGGCCGAGCCGGATGACCTGCCCACCCTGGGCGAGCTGTGTGCCCTCCAGCGCAAGCGCGCGGACATGGCGGGCCTGGCCAACGCCCTGGAGGATCGGGCGCGCGTGGCCGAGGCGCAGGGCGACAAGCGGCTCGCGGCCACGGCGCTGCGCGAGCTCGCCAATGTGCTGGAGGCCCGGCTGGGCCGGCTCGGCGAGGCCCTCGTGGCCCTGGAGAAGGCCGCGCGCCTCTCTCCGGACCAGGCCGTGTTGCTGGAGCTCGCCGACCTCTCGTTGCGCTGCGAGCGCCCCGAGCACGCCCGGCGCGCGCTGGAGACGCTGCTGTCCACCCTGCCGCGCACCACCGCCCCCGAGCGCCTCGCGGACATCCGTTCGCGCCTGGGCCGCGCGTGTGAGCTGGCGGGAGACCGCGAGGCCGCCATCGCCGCCTACGCCCAGGCCTTCCCGCTGCGCCGCCTGGACGACGCGCTCGCCTCCCGGTTGGAGGCCCTCTACACCGAGGCAGGCGAGACGCGGGAGCTGGCCGAGCTGTGGGCCTCGCGCGCCCAGGCCCTCGTCGCCGCCGAGCGCTCCGCGGAGGCCGCGCCCCTCTTCCTGCAGAGCGCTCGCGTCCTCCTGGAGCGCGGGGAGAAGGGCCCCGCCCTCCTGCGCCTGTCCGCCGCGCTCGATGCGAATCCCTCGGGTCCGTTGGCCGCCGAGACCCTCGACGCGCTCGCCGAGCTGGAGTTGGAGCGGGGCGAGAAGCTGGAGGCCGCCCGCCTCTTCGCGCGCAAGGCCGCGCTCGTGACGGACGCTCGTGCCGGCGCGAAGCTCCTCTTCCGCGCCTCCGTGCTCGCCATGGGCACCAGCCGCGAGGAGGCCTTCCTCGCCGAGGCCCTGGAGCGGGATGCCTCCTTCGCTCCCGCGCGCGTGCGCCGGGGCGAGCTGCGGATGCAGGGGGATGCCCGCTCCGCCCTGGAGGACTTCGAGGCCGTGCTGGCCCTGCCTGCGACGGACCCGGATGCGCTCCGCGAGGACGAGCTGCTGGAGCTGACGCGCCGCGCCTCTTCCGCCGCGGTGCGTGCCGGCCGCCCGGATGCCGCCCGTCGCCTGCTGGCCCAGTACTGTGCCCTGGCCCCGGAGGATCTCGAGGCCCAGGTGGAGCTCGCTGGCCTCCACCGCAAGGCGGGCGCGCGCGAGCCCCTGGCCGACCAGCTCGCCCTGTTGTGGCCGCGCCTCTCCGGAGACGCGCGCCGCTCCGCTCGGCGCGAGCTGGCCGAGCTGTCCCTCGCCCTGGGCCGTCCCGCCGAGGCCGCCGACGCCCTGCGCAGCCTCCTCGCCGAGGAGCCTCACGACACGTGGGCCACGCAGTCCCTGCTGGAGCTGCTGCCCCCTCCGGGCGCGGGCACTCCCCAGGAAGAGGTCGAGCGTCTCACCCTGCTCGGCACGCTCATCTCCGCCGCCGAGGGGGATGCCCGCGCGGAGCTGCTCGCCCGCCGCGCCGCGCTCCACCGCAACGCTGGCCGCGCCCAGTCCGCGCGCGACGACTTCCTCGCCGCCACGAAGCTCTCCCGCCGGCCCGCGCCCCTGTGGCTCGCCCTCGCCGCGCTCGCCCGCGAGGCGGGGGACGACGTGGACGAGCTGGAGGCCTGGCGCAACGTCGTCGTCTCCGAGCCGGACCTCGCCGAGCGCGCCCGCGTCCGGCTCCTCGCGCTCGCCTCCACGTTGGTGGAGAAGGACGCGCGCGCTCCGGCCCGTGAGGCCCTGCTCGCCGCCGTGGCGTTGCCGCTCTCCCCGGCCGAGCGCTGTGATGCCTTCTTCGCCCTCGCCACGCTCGCGCGTCGGGATGGGCAGTCGGATGCCGAGGCGGAGGCGCTCGCCGAGGCCGCGCGCCAGGGCCCCGTGCCCCGCCGCGTGGAGGCGTTGTTGTCGCGCGCGAGCCTGCTCGAGAAGGGCGGGAGCCTTCCGGAGGCCGCGAACAGCCTGGAGTCGGCGCTCTCCCTCGCCCCACGTCACGCTGGCGCCATCTCCGCGCTCCATCGCGTGCTGCGTGAGATGGAGGACTGGGCGCGCCTCGCGAGCCTGCTCGCCGCCGAGGCCCCGCATGCGCCTCCCTCCGAGGCCGCCACCCTCTACGCGGAGCTGGGCACCCTCTACCTGGAGCGCCTGGAGCAGCCGGAGGCCGCCGAGGCCGCGCTGCGGCAGGCCGTGCGTCTGGCCCCCGAGAACGTCGACGTGCGCCGCCGCCTCGTGGCCCTCGTGGCCGACCGGGGTGACTCCGCCGAGGCCGCGAAGCTCCTCGACGTCGGCACCGACGACATTCCCTCCTCGGAGGCCGCCACCCTCCTGCGCGAGGGGGCCTCTCATGCCCGCGCCGCTGGAGACATGGTCCGGGCCCTGGAGCTGGCCCGCCGCGCCCATGTCCTCGTCCCCGCGCGCGACGCGCAGCTCGCCGAGCTGGCCGAGCTCCTCTTCCTGCACGGAGAGGTGGTCGAGGCGCTGCCCCTGCAGGAGCAGCTCGCCGCCGCCGCGGACTTCTCCACCGAGCCCGAGAGCGCCGAGAAGGCGTGGCTGCGCCTGGGGGCGCTCGCCGAGAAGCTCGGGGACTCCCGGCGCGCGGTGTCCGCGTACAAGCGGCTGCTCATCGCGCGTCCGTTGAACGAGGTGGCCGTGCATCGGCTCGCCTCGCTGCTGGAGAAGGACGAGCCCCGTGCCGCCTTCGAGGTGCTCGTCACCCACGCGCGTGCCCTGCCTCCGTCCGACGACACCGCGGAGCGGCTCGTCTCGCTGGCGGAGCGTGCCCGCGAGTCGCTGGCGGACGCCGCGCTCGCCGCCTCCCTGCTGGCGCGCGCGGCGGAGATGGCGGAGGAGCCGCTGCCGTTGCACCAGGCGCTCGCCGACCTCTACCGCGACACGGGCCATGCCCCCGAGCTGATGGCCCAGCTCCAGGTGGTGGCCGCGCTCTGCCAGGAGCGTGGAGACCTGGACGGCGCCATCTCCGCCTGCGCGGAGCACGCGCGCCTGGCCGAGGAGTCGGGCCGGGTGGATGACTCGCTGCGCTCGCTGGAGGCGCTGCGCTTCCTCCTGGAGAAGGAGGACCGGAAGGACGAGGCCGCCGCCTACGAGCGCCACCGCGCGGAGATGCTGCGCGACGCGAAGCTGGACCTGTCCGCCGCCGAGGCCGCGCTGGAGCGGGCCTTCGCGCTCTCCGAGCAGCTCGACACGGCGCGCATGGGCATCGAGCTGGCCGTGCGCCGGGACGATACCGTCGCCGAGGCCCGCTGGTTGGAGCGCGTCCTGCCGCTGCTCCCCGAGGCGCCCGGGAAGGCCACGTCGCTGCTGCGGTTGGCGAAGCTCCACCTGGAGGTGCTGGACGACTCCAGCAAGGCCGAGGGCTTCCTGCGCGAGGCGCTCCGCCTGGACCGTTCCCTCCAGGAGGCCGAGACGCTCCTGTGCGAGCTGCTCGAGCGCGAGGGGCGCGTGGCCGAGCTGGCCGCCTGGTTCGAGGACTCCGCCTCGCATGAGGAGGAGCCCACCCTCCGCGCGCAACTGCTGCTGCGCGCCGCCACCCTCTACCGTGAGCGCGCCGGACGTCCGGATGCCGCCGTCATCGCGCTGCTCGCCGCGCGCTCGGCGCTGCCGGACGACCTGGGCCTCACCCGTCAGGCCGCGGACCTGCTCCACGAGCTGGGGCGGGACGCGGACGCCGCCGAGTTCGACGCCCTCCTGCTGGAGGCGGACCCCTTCCAGGAGCCGCTCTACTCCCGCCACCGCGCCTTCCTCACGGAGACGGAGGACCTGCAGTCGCTCGCCGCGCTGATGTTGCGCCGCGCCCAGAAGCAGCCGCCCGCGCAGGCCGCGGAGAGCTACCTGGCCGCCGCGAAGGCCTTCCGCGAGGCCGGTGCGCTGGAGCGCGCGCTGCTGTGCGAGGACCAGGCCTTCGAGCTCGCTCCCTCCAGCGCCGAGGCCTTCCACGTGCTGCGGGCCCGTGCCGCCGGGGACGTGCGCCGCCTGGCGGAGCTGCTGTCCCTTCGTGCCGCCTCCGTACCGTCGGAGCAGGCGCTGCCGCTGCTGCGTGAGCGCGCGGACCTCCTGCTCGAGGCGGGGGAGTCGCTGCTCGCCGCCCAGGCCTTCGACGACTACCTGGCCCACGCGGGTGACGACGTGGACGCGCTCGCCACGCGCGCGGAGCTGGCCGCCAAGGGCGGTGGCCCGAACGCGGCCCAGCCCTATGACCGGCGTCTGCTCGCGGCCGGGGGCGAGTCGCTTCCCGTCCCGGTGCGCGTGCGCACCCACCTGCGGCTCGGTCATGCCTCGCTGTCCTCGGGGGCGTACCGTGATGCCGCGGAGTCCTTCGAGGCCGTGGTGGCGCTCGAGCCCGAGGGGGCGCGTGGCCAGGAGGCCCTGTCCCTCCTCGCCGAGGTGTACGGCCGCACGGGTGATTCCAAGGGCCTGTACCGCGCTTCCCTGAAGCTCGCGCGCAAGGCGGATGCCGCCACCGCCGAGGTGCTCTACCGCCGCGCCGCGGACCTCTTCGAGGACCCCAGGGAGTCCATCGACGCGCTGCTGCACCTGACGCGTCTGCGTCCCGCGGACGCCCACATCATCGATCGGGCGGTGACGGGCCTGCGTGCCCTGGGCCGCCCCGCGGACCTGCTCGCCGTCTACGAGGCCGGTGCGGAGGCCGCCGGGGGCTCGCGCGCCGCGGAGCTGCTGATGGCCGCCGCCGAGGTCGCCGCGGAGCAGCTCGATGACCCGAGGCGCGCCGCGGCCCTCCGGGAGCGCGCGGCCGAGGCGGACCCGACCAACGTGGCCGCGATCCGGGCCCTGGTGGAGGGCCTGCGCGAGCGGGGCGAACAGGCCGCGCTGCTGGAGGCGCTCGAGCGTCTGGTGCCGGCGACGGAGGACGCGGACGAGGCCTCCCTGCTGCGGCTGGAGCTGGCCTCCCTCGCGAGTGCCGCGGGCCGCGAGTCGCTCGCCCGCGAGGCGCTGGAGGCCGTGGTGGCCCGGGGCACTTCCGGTGCGGGCTACGCCGAGGCGCTGGAGGCCCTGGAGCCGTTGCTCGCGGAGGAGCCGGGCCGTCTCGCCGAGGTGCGCCTGGCTCGGGCGGAGCTGCTCGCCAACGCGGAGCGCCGGGAGCTGCTGCTGTCCGCGTCGCGCGAGTTCGAGGCCGCGGGCCGTCTCCCGGATGCACTGCGTTCGGCCCGTGCCGCCGTCTCCATCGAGCCCGACGCGGAGTCGCTGGGGTGGGTGGCCCGGCTGCACCGTGCGGCGGGAGAAACCGGGCGCGCGGCCCAGGCGTTGTTGCAGGCGGCCCGTCTCGCGTACTCCGCGCAGCGTCCGGCGTTGTTGCTGGAGGCGGCGGACCTCTGGGAGTCCGCGGGCGAGCGCATCGAGGCCCTCGAGGTGCTCGAGCGTCTGGCCTCGGAGGCCCCGGGCACGCTGGGCCCGGTGGAGTTGGCCGAGCGCTTCACCCGGTTGGGCGCCCCGGCGCGCGCCGTCGAGGTGGGCTTCGGCCCCGCGCTCGAGTCCGGGGACCTCACGGGGGCGCTCGCGCTCGCCGAGCGTGCAGGGGACATGGCCCGCGTCCGTCAGGCGCTCTGGGCGCTGGTGGCGAGGCCGGACGCGGACGCCTCGCACGTCACGGACCTGACCACCGGCCTGCGCGCGGAAGGAGACTGGGAGGGGCTGCTGCGGTTGGCGGAGCTCCTCACGCAGTGGGACGCGGCCATGGCCATGGGCCTTCGCGACGAGGTGCTGCGCGCGGAGGCCGCTCCGGCCGAGGCCCGCCTGCTCGCGCTGGAGTCCTTCGCGACGTCGCCGGGTTTCACCGAGCGCCTGCGGCTCCTGCTGTCGTCGATCGGCGGTTTCCCCGAGGCCGTGGCCGAGGTGGTGCTGACCCACGTCCGGGCGCTCTCGCTGGACGAGCGCGTCGAGGCGCTCTCCGACGCGGCGGATGGTTGGCCGGAGCGGCGCGGCAAGCTGTTGCGCGAGCGCTTCCGGTTGCAGCGCGACGCGGGGCGCACGGCGGACGCGGCGGACACGCTGGGCCTGCTCATCCTGCTCGAGACGGATCCCAAGGCTCGCGCCAGCCTCCACGTGGAGCATGGCGACATGCTGATGTGGGCGGGAGACAAGGCGCGTGCGCAGGAGGCCTTCGAGAAGGCGCTCGAGGACGCACCCGGGACGGTGCGCGCGCTGGAGTTCCTGCTGCCCATCTACGACGAGACGCGCAACCACGCGCGCTTCGTGGTGGTGGCGGAGCAGCTGGCGGCCATTCTCGCCGGCCCGGCCGCGATGGGGCTGTGGCGCGAGCGGCTGGCGGAGGCCTACGAGGCCCTTGGCCGGCTGCCGGAGGCCGCCGAGCAGCTCAAGCTGTTGCCGGAGACGCCGGAGCGGCTGGAGCGGCGGGTGCGGATCGCCGAGGCCCAGGGCCTCACGGGCGAGGCGTTGCAGCTGCGCGAGCGCCTCACGGATGACCCCGCGACGCTGGAGGGCATCCTCCGCAGGTACCTGGACGGGCAGCTGGTGGTGTTCGCGGTGCGTCTTGCCGAGCGGCTCTTCCAGGCCGGCCAGTTGTCCATGGAGGCCAAGCGCCTGGTGGCGGAGCGGTTGTCGCCCACGTACGAGGGCGCGGCGCTGGCCATCTATCTCTGGCCCGAGCTGCTGCGGCGGCAACCGGTGGACGCGGACGGGTGGACGCTGTACGCCGAGGCGCTGGTGGCCTGCGACGACGTGCCCATGGAGGTGGCGCGCGTGGACGGCTTCGGCGCGGCGCTCGTCTCCAGTACGGCGAGCGCATCGGCCGCGACGATCTCCCGGGTGGCGCTGCCCGAGGGCTTCCGCCATCCGCTGCCTCCGAACGCGGTAGCGGTAACGGCCGAGGTGATGCCCCGCCTGCACGCGGCCCTGCGGCCCACGCTGAAGGAGCTGGGGGCCGAGTCGCTGCGTGTCTTCCTGAACCCGGCCGGTGGCGTGGAGGCGTACCTGGCCTCTCCGGACGAGCTGGTGTTGGGCGCGGGGACGCTGGCCTGCTTCGGCCCGGTGGAGCTGAGCTACCTCTGCGCGCTGGCCCTCTGTCTGGGCGGGTCCGGCGAGGCGCTGACCCGGCCCGGTCCGGTCCAGGGCTTCGATGTCGCAGCGGTGGCGGCCTTCCGCGCGGTGCCCGCCTCGCTCGCCGCGTCGCGCGTGCTGGCACACCTGTCGCCCGAGGTGCGTGGCTCCGACCCATCGTCCCTGGACGTGGGCACGGTGCTGCGGACCAGCACGGCGTTCCGCGCGGTGGCCCTCGCGGCCCTGGAGACCGTGTAA
- a CDS encoding phospholipase D-like domain-containing protein: protein MLKRLRWQAEVFEHGDNVNLTLLNTDETISRLVSLIKNARKQVLLVSPYVTLGKEDRIGQAIRAALNNKVSVTLIFRLDDDLQSFARTYSEYLQELTARGLQIRVLPKLHAKLYWSESEVIISSLNLLSSSFLSSIEVGLWSKDPADVAQVRQFIKQEIEPHILSGQDFQRFVESKAGGQARTSRSTRQAESPRAPTALHGFCIRCAMPITLNPAKPYCWDDFQEWAEYENANYEDSFCHSCGEEFPATMNKPLCRSCYPALFTRGAGG, encoded by the coding sequence GTGCTGAAGCGCTTGAGGTGGCAAGCGGAGGTGTTCGAGCATGGTGACAACGTGAACTTGACCCTCCTGAACACCGACGAGACCATCAGCCGACTCGTCTCGCTCATCAAGAACGCGCGCAAGCAGGTATTGCTCGTTTCCCCCTACGTTACCCTGGGAAAAGAGGATCGGATCGGGCAAGCGATCCGGGCTGCGCTGAACAACAAAGTCTCCGTTACCCTGATCTTTCGGCTCGACGACGATCTCCAGTCCTTCGCCAGAACGTACAGTGAGTACCTTCAGGAGCTCACCGCGCGGGGCCTTCAGATCCGCGTTCTTCCGAAGCTCCACGCGAAGCTCTACTGGTCGGAATCCGAGGTCATCATCTCCTCGTTGAACCTGCTCTCCTCGTCATTCCTCTCCAGTATCGAGGTGGGGCTCTGGTCTAAGGACCCAGCGGACGTGGCCCAGGTGCGGCAGTTCATCAAACAGGAGATCGAGCCGCACATCCTCTCGGGTCAAGACTTCCAGAGATTCGTGGAGAGCAAAGCCGGTGGGCAGGCCCGAACTTCCAGGAGCACCAGGCAGGCGGAGAGCCCTCGCGCGCCAACTGCGCTGCACGGGTTCTGCATCCGGTGCGCCATGCCGATCACGCTCAACCCTGCGAAGCCATACTGCTGGGACGACTTCCAGGAGTGGGCTGAGTACGAGAACGCGAATTACGAAGACAGCTTCTGTCACAGCTGCGGCGAGGAGTTCCCTGCCACCATGAACAAACCCCTGTGCCGGAGTTGTTACCCCGCCTTATTCACGAGAGGTGCAGGAGGATGA